A genomic region of Carassius carassius chromosome 27, fCarCar2.1, whole genome shotgun sequence contains the following coding sequences:
- the si:dkeyp-114g9.1 gene encoding uncharacterized protein si:dkeyp-114g9.1, with the protein HLRGGCTQRGDTGTDMADLSATWERELLEQFSCLTAATDEEPHLNTADITSESSDNTTGLLHLSDEVLLVILRNLDPVSLLRLGSTCSLLFRVCSCNSLWTTHFQDSFGVSLTYALARCPVTAKTAFRLVFMWRSLFRNIHCNRAFQEKLFVEIPLAPHKYWIQWLVLEESVPLPSVRLPCSDVEKLWGITADLFQDKLQEKTEDCDTLKFEWRELYHLALKHHGSVSLVFQHVLSQHQNSEHAELESMYHQYVQCRFQWLFTYWLFRQPAPYNKQLRSIFLQWKKHSKRKVATWGETLCDVRYLASLHPITKDYWRGRLAQGDESLGIQTVGNYFSMCKSLVAWIFGRDWGRLKRRKVYEDTLEGVYLLLRREMQETLIEHERFWQVAKVQMTRVCTLEETAANYVNWKMIESLPYYKLYLVSGNSVYLDHVQGFLRRKRLIRDWIYLEENSWARQLLPESLYTLLEFDTKISQESLHGDCVMAQLSRLMWLYLNSGQELYLEALKGMVLQCAQTCLSHLNTLQA; encoded by the exons CACCTGAGAGGCGGCTGCACGCAGCGCGGTGACACCGGCACAGATATGGCAGACCTCAGCGCGACCTGGGAGCGTGAGTTGCTGGAGCAATTCTCCTGCTTGACTGCCGCCACAGACGAGGAGCCCCATCTGAATACAGCAGATATTACTTCGGAAAGCAGCGACAACACAACGGGCTTATTGCATTTAAGTGATGAAGTTCTCCTGGTTATACTCAGGAACTTGGACCCAGTGTCGCTGCTGAGGCTCGGCAGCACGTGCAGCTTGTTGTTCCGAGTTTGTTCGTGCAACTCTCTGTGGACCACACACTTCCAG GATTCGTTTGGGGTCAGTCTGACATATGCCCTCGCCCGGTGTCCCGTAACGGCCAAAACTGCCTTCCGTCTGGTTTTTATGTGGAGATCCCTCTTCAGAAACATCCACTGTAACCGTGCATTTCAGGAGAAACTCTTTGTGGAGATCCCGCTCGCGCCTCACAAGTACTGGATCCAGTGGCTCGTGTTGGAGGAAAGTGTTCCCTTGCCTTCAGTGAGGCTTCCCTGCAGCGATGTGGAGAAACTGTGGGGAATCACTGCAGATTTGTTCCAGGACAAACTGCAAG AGAAAACTGAAGATTGTGACACGCTCAAGTTTGAATGGAGAGAGCTGTATCATCTTGCACTGAAGCATCATGGTAGTGTCTCACTGGTCTTTCAGCATGTTCTCAGCCAGCACCAAAACAGTG AACACGCAGAGCTGGAGTCCATGTACCATCAATACGTCCAGTGCAGGTTCCAGTGGCTCTTCACGTATTGGTTGTTTCGTCAGCCGGCACCTTACAACAAGCAGCTGCGGTCCATTTTCCTGCAGTGGAAGAAGCACAGCAAGAGAAAGGTGGCCACGTGGGGTGAAACCCTGTGTGATGTGAGGTACCTGGCCTCCCTGCACCCTATCACCAAAGACTACTGGAGAGGCCGACTGGCCCAGGGAGATGAGAGCCTCG GGATTCAGACTGTTGGAAACTACTTCTCCATGTGCAAGTCTCTCGTGGCCTGGATCTTTGGCCGCGACTGGGGCCGACTGAAGCGAAGAAAG GTTTATGAAGACACACTGGAAGGTGTGTATCTTCTGCTGAGACGGGAGATGCAGGAGACGCTCATCGAGCACGAGCGCTTCTGGCAGGTGGCCAAAGTCCAGATGACCCGTGTCTGTACGCTGGAGGAGACTGCTGCGAATTATGTCAACTGGAAAATGATTGAGTCGCTCCCCTACTACAA gcTGTATCTGGTGTCTGGTAATTCAGTGTACCTGGATCACGTTCAAGGTTTCTTGCGTCGAAAGAGACTGATCCGGGATTGGATTTACCTTGAGGAGAACAGTTGGGCCAGACAGTTGCTGCCTGAATCGCTCTACACACTGCTGGAGTTTGACACCAAGATCTCTCAAG AGAGTTTGCACGGGGACTGTGTGATGGCGCAGCTGAGTCGACTCATGTGGCTGTACCTGAACTCTGGCCAGGAGCTCTATCTGGAGGCTCTGAAGGGAATGGTGCTGCAGTGTGCTCAGACCTGTCTCAGTCATCTCAACACGCTTCAGGCCTGA